A segment of the Triticum urartu cultivar G1812 chromosome 1, Tu2.1, whole genome shotgun sequence genome:
TCAAGACCCGACGGCCGGGTTCACGGCCGTGAGCCTCAGCGAGAGCAACTTCCAGCTTCAGAAGCCGTACAACATGCCGAGCAGCGCACGGTATAGCTTCGACGGCATGGTGCGGCGGATGTGGGTGCTCTCCTCCGACGAGCCCTTTTCGCCGCAGAGCGACACCAAGCCAAGGACGGAGATGAGGATGACTGTGAGTAATATATAACATGATCAATAATCACTCATCACATAGTTATATATGTAGATTGCTAGTATATTCTTACTAATTTCAGAAGAGTTTTGCTGACAGAAAAAACTGATTTCAAATATTTTAGAAGGTACGTCATTAATTCTTTTTAATTTTTAGAATGCATGCAACCCATTTATGTCAATTAGAGTATTTATTTATTTCTTGCGAGGAGAGGGAGGGAAGAAAAGAGAGGTTGGCCCAGTAGAACTTTTTTTATAGAAAAGAGGGAGACAAAATGTTTGACTGAACAACACAAACCAATAAAAAGGACAAAAAACGAGGAATAGAAGAGAAAATGACAAACAAAATTATAATGTCACACTTAGATGTGCTCTACATCTATATGCGCCTAGACGTTCTCTTTCTTCAAGCGACTGACTCATGTATCTTGGCATTCCGTGTGATTTAGGGACACGACTACTCTTCGGGCGTGTGGCAATTCGAGGGCTCCGTGTACGTGCCATCGGGCACGTCGGGAGTGTCCATCATGCAGGTGTTTGGCGGCGGCGAGACGGCCACCACGTTGATGCTGCACGTCTACGATGGCGCGCTGAGGTACTACAACCAGAAGCCCGTCGAGGACAACGTCTACGACCGGTGGCTCCGGGTGAACGTGATCCACGACGTCGGGGCGTCGAGACTCACCGTGTTCGTCGATGGCGAAAATAAACTGAGCGTCGCCGGCCGTGGCGGCAGCTCGCACTACTTCAAGTTCGGCGTCTACACGCAGAGGGACGCGTCCAGCCGCATGGAGTCGCGCTGGAAGAACGTCAGGATCCTCAAGAAAAACTGATATGTCCGATCGCCCTCACAGCAGCTTCGTCCTTGAAAGTTTGTATTGTAAGCAGCTCAGCGCGTATTTTGGTAAGAGAATCATGCTAAAATTTGCCATACAGTCAACTAATTATACTGTTATAAGTCCCACACTCATCTATTTGTTGTGCTTTTGTACGTGCTGAAGCCCGAAAAGTGCCCATGCACCAAGTTGCTTAGCCAATTAGCGGTCAACTGCAACTTTGCTCCATTTGTTTGACGGAACCAAGCATGCGTGCAGGCGCGGAGCCATGCCTTGTACCGACGACAGACCCTGACTTATACTACCATTAAAgtatactccctccttccatttatataaGGCATAATACATTTTTCAAGGCTaacttttttttttgcgggaaagaAACTTTTCATTAATCAACTATGATGGTTACATTCAGATTCGACAATGCTAGCTATCTCCCTAGGAAAATTCCGGAGCCAGCATGTCGTGCGCTGTTGCGAGTGACCCATACAAGCTAGGGTGTGGCTCGCCAAATTTGCATGCCTGCTGAACTTAGCTAGACTAATGTTCCTTTCTTAAGCTAGAACTCTTCTGATCTCATTAACCCTGTACGCATACCTCGACTGGTCTTTATCTTTCGACTGCACCATCTTTAACAGCTTGCCACAATCCGTTTCAACAAGCAACGGTAGGTTAGTCCAATGGAGAGCAAGTTGTAGTCCTTCATCCAGCGCCGCCATCTCGGCTTCCAAGGGATCACCACAGTTAAAAAGGATCCGTGTCGCGGCAAAGATGACATCACCTTCATGATCATGTAAAATCATGCCAGCCCCAGCCGTGCCATTTTCCTTAACAAAAGCACCATCAATATTAAGTTTTGCATGGTTTGCATCGGGAACCCCCTAGCGCGGCGCTACTGTTATTGCATGTGTGCTCTTTGGCATGCTTCCTGAGAGGTCAATCACCTGCTTTCCTTTTGTCAAATCCACCTCCGGGTGCTGCTGTATCGCAAGCAAAGACATGATATAGCTCGTGAGAAATCTGCGCGAAGCCTCGATCCGAACCGGTGGTTTATTATGAGTGATCTCATTCCTCGCATATCAAATCCTCCACATGATCATCAGGGAAGCCAACCTCTGTACATTAGACAGGTTGTCAAGCAGACGAAACAGCCATTCGGGCTCGGCATCACGCAGGTCTTCTATGGTTGGAAGGTCCCAGTAGTCTCTCATGGCTGCCCAGAGTGCCGCTGCATGGGGGCATTGTACCAGGGCATGATGTACATCCTCCACCACATGGCCGCATAGTACACATGTAGGATCTTGCTCCATATGCATGCGGTTCTTGGTAGTTTGAGTAGCTAGGGACTCACGAGCAGCACTCCATGCAAATACATGTACTTTAGCTGGTGTCCCGTTCTTCCAGATTAGGTCCCAGACTGGCCGCCGGCCGAATACTCGACGCACCATAGCCCTGCGCCCGGACTTGGAAGCCGTTACCGATACGTCAGATAATCCCTTTCTTAAGGAGCTCCAACCCATATTCAATGGCTTGCCAGGTTGAGGACGCATTGCCGGTGAAGACCGTATCCACCAAAAActataatatatgacatgcaacctACACAAAGCATATgatcaaattcatatgtgaaaggtctaatgatataattttcacattatacatcttatatatTATTAATCTTGTTAATAGTTAAAGGCGGTCTTAAAACACGCATTAGGCCTATATAGATGGAATATTTGATGGCTGCTGATCAGGGCGCCTGCGCCCTGCCTCAATGGTGTCGCCGGGTTGAAAGGAAGAAAGGGTAATTACCTGCAAGTTCAGGCGGCGTCAACGAGGCCGGGATGGCGATGGCGCGCGGGTTGAGTGAACGCTCGCATAAATAGTTTAATACCCGCCCCTCGCCGATGGCACCGCTAATGCGAGATGGAAATTTAGCCACACGGCGCACACGAGCTGGATAGCTAGCTAGACCCTACATCCTAGTTCCTAGAAGCCATGGGCAAGCGGAAGTCGGCGAGGTCCAAGGCGCCACCGCGGAAGAAGGTGGAGAAGCTGGAGACGGCCTTCTGCTGCCCCTTCTGCAGCCACGCCGCCGCCGTCGAGTGCACCATCGAGGTCCCGAACAAGATCGCCACGGCGTCGTGCTACGTCTGCCTGGAGAGCTACTCCACCGTGCCGGACGCCCTCACCGAGCCCATCGACGTCTACAGCGAGTGGATCGACGAGTGTGAGCGCGTCAACGACGACGCACGCCGTCGCGCCAGGATGATGCGTGGTGACCACCGTCCTGCGGTTTGTAAGCTTTTCCGCTGTACTTGCGCGGCCAATGTGCGGCGGCGGTTCAGATAGCTACGTACAAAAATCCATGGGTTCGACAATTAACTAATGGTGATCGATCCATTTGCCTTGGTTGCACAGCTGAAATTTCGTGGCAAATGTATGGTTTGTAGTTTGTACGTACAGTAGGCAGCGCCCACCGCCCAGTAATAAGAAAGGTCCCTGCAAACCTCGCAAGCTCCGCGGGCAACAAGGGACTGTACAGTTGTCCGTTAACCTGAAGAGagatgctacacctacgtaatgtTTCTCACGTAGTACCTTCGTATGGTCTGATTTGACAGTTTTTTATTGGGCTTTAGTTGAGCACACGGGCCCAGCCTTGAAATCGGGGGTTAATTAGTGGAGAAGGGAATTACGTAGGTTACGTAGAAGCagtacgtaggtgtagcattattGTAACCTGAATATGTAATCGAGAGTTATGTCTGTCGAACTAACCTTATTACTTTGGTTACCAATTTTCCAACTTCTACAGAAGATATTTGGAGGGCATTTAGAAATTAATATTGATTTGAGGGCATTCAGTTGATGTACAATAGCGTTGTTCGCGGGTCATTTGGATTAGGAGGCCATGGACACGCTCATCTTAAGACTGCGCTAAACCAAATAGAATAGTTAATCAGCGTCATGCATATGGTAACATAGGGCAAATCAGGATAGTCAAAATTGACTTATTAATTAGTAGCAGTGTCAGGGTGTATCATGGGTCAATTTAGAAATATATTGAGTAGTTTTGCCCATATCCAAGCCCCACGCTACGTAGCAAGAAGTCAATTTCAGATATTCTGACTAGCCTTGTGTTGGTAGGTGCACGATACCGATCAACTATTCGGTTAGATTATTCTCAGCCTCCCTAGCTAGAAAGTCAAAATTGGCCAAACATGCTGATGTACATCAACCTCAAGTGATGTGCACCCTCCAGATTAACATTGATTTCTGAGGCCCTCCAAATATCTACCATAAATATTTTAGAAAATTGGCAA
Coding sequences within it:
- the LOC125545461 gene encoding citrate-binding protein-like, whose product is MASHTTFSWITLYLLAVLLAPASAQDPTAGFTAVSLSESNFQLQKPYNMPSSARYSFDGMVRRMWVLSSDEPFSPQSDTKPRTEMRMTGHDYSSGVWQFEGSVYVPSGTSGVSIMQVFGGGETATTLMLHVYDGALRYYNQKPVEDNVYDRWLRVNVIHDVGASRLTVFVDGENKLSVAGRGGSSHYFKFGVYTQRDASSRMESRWKNVRILKKN
- the LOC125532638 gene encoding transcription elongation factor 1 homolog, with translation MGKRKSARSKAPPRKKVEKLETAFCCPFCSHAAAVECTIEVPNKIATASCYVCLESYSTVPDALTEPIDVYSEWIDECERVNDDARRRARMMRGDHRPAVCKLFRCTCAANVRRRFR